Proteins encoded in a region of the Streptomyces sp. NBC_00310 genome:
- a CDS encoding response regulator transcription factor, with protein sequence MRVVIAEDSVLLREGLTRLLTDRGHDVVAGVGDGNALIKTITEFAAQGDLPDVVVADVRMPPTHTDEGVRAAVQLRKQHPELGVLVLSQYVEERYATELLAGSSRGVGYLLKDRVAEVREFVDAVVRVARGGTALDPEVVAQLLGRSRKQDVLAGLTPREREVLGLMAEGRTNSAVARQLVVSDGAVEKHVSNIFLKLGLSPSDGDHRRVLAVLTYLNS encoded by the coding sequence GTGCGGGTGGTCATCGCCGAGGATTCGGTGCTGCTGCGAGAGGGGCTGACGCGGCTGCTGACCGACCGGGGGCACGACGTCGTGGCGGGGGTCGGGGACGGGAACGCCCTGATCAAGACGATCACCGAGTTCGCCGCGCAGGGGGATCTGCCGGACGTGGTCGTCGCCGATGTGCGGATGCCGCCGACGCACACCGACGAGGGTGTGCGGGCCGCCGTACAGCTGCGGAAGCAGCACCCTGAGCTGGGGGTGCTCGTGCTGTCGCAGTACGTGGAGGAGCGGTACGCCACCGAACTGCTCGCGGGGTCCAGTCGCGGCGTCGGGTATCTGCTGAAGGACCGGGTCGCCGAGGTGCGGGAGTTCGTGGACGCGGTGGTGCGGGTGGCCCGGGGCGGCACGGCGCTGGACCCGGAGGTGGTCGCGCAGCTGCTCGGGCGGAGCCGGAAGCAGGACGTGCTCGCGGGGCTGACCCCCCGGGAGCGCGAGGTGCTGGGGCTGATGGCGGAGGGGCGGACCAACTCGGCGGTCGCCCGGCAGCTGGTCGTCAGTGACGGTGCCGTCGAGAAGCACGTCAGCAATATCTTTCTGAAGCTCGGGCTGTCCCCCAGCGACGGGGACCACCGGCGCGTTCTGGCGGTGCTCACCTACCTCAATTCATGA